In Granulicatella elegans, one genomic interval encodes:
- a CDS encoding thymidylate synthase, which translates to MKQYLELLEKIKQEGIEKSDRTGTGTKSIFGYQMRFDLSKGFPILTTKRVPFGLIKSELLWFIKGDTNIRYLLQHNNHIWDEWAFKRYVESVDYTGEDMTDFGRRSLQDPVFKEVYEKELETFCQRILNEDDFAAKYGELGNIYGSQWRHWKTTQGETIDQLAQVIEMLKTSPDSRRLLVSAWNPEDVPSMALPPCHTMFQFYVADGKLSCQLYQRSADVFLGVPFNIASYALLTHLIANEVGLEVGEFVHTLGDAHLYLNHLEQVDLQLSRETYELPQLVLKHPEKSLYDLEVSDVVLEGYECHPTIKAPIAV; encoded by the coding sequence ATGAAACAATATTTAGAATTATTAGAAAAAATTAAACAAGAAGGAATCGAAAAATCAGACCGTACAGGAACAGGAACAAAAAGTATTTTTGGTTATCAAATGCGATTTGATTTATCAAAGGGATTTCCAATTTTAACGACTAAAAGAGTTCCATTTGGACTTATTAAAAGTGAGTTATTATGGTTTATTAAAGGAGATACGAATATCCGTTATTTATTACAACATAATAATCATATTTGGGATGAGTGGGCTTTTAAACGTTATGTAGAGTCAGTTGATTATACTGGAGAAGATATGACAGATTTTGGTCGTAGAAGTTTACAAGATCCAGTTTTTAAAGAAGTGTATGAAAAAGAATTAGAAACATTTTGTCAAAGAATTTTAAATGAGGACGATTTTGCTGCAAAATATGGAGAATTAGGAAATATTTATGGTTCACAGTGGAGACATTGGAAAACGACTCAAGGAGAAACGATTGACCAATTAGCGCAAGTGATTGAAATGTTGAAGACATCTCCTGATTCAAGAAGATTATTAGTATCTGCATGGAATCCAGAAGATGTTCCAAGTATGGCATTACCTCCATGTCACACAATGTTTCAATTTTACGTTGCAGATGGTAAGTTAAGCTGTCAATTATATCAACGTAGTGCAGATGTCTTTTTAGGGGTGCCATTTAATATTGCAAGTTATGCATTATTAACGCATTTAATTGCAAACGAAGTAGGATTAGAAGTTGGAGAGTTTGTTCATACATTAGGAGATGCGCATTTATATTTAAATCATTTAGAACAAGTGGATCTTCAATTAAGTCGTGAAACGTATGAGTTACCACAATTAGTGTTAAAACATCCTGAAAAATCACTATATGATTTAGAAGTTTCAGACGTTGTATTAGAAGGATATGAATGTCATCCAACGATTAAAGCACCGATTGCTGTTTAA
- a CDS encoding dihydrofolate reductase: MLIYIWAQDENGVIGKEGVLPWYLPNDLKFFKEVTLDQTIVMGRNTFEGMGKRILPRRHSIVVSNVADYDANGAEVITDVETLIEDAKHEDIYIIGGAVLFDSLKHQVNILYCTKIHEQFDGDTYFPQDFPWEKFVKVKSMNGTVDEKNIYPHTFEIYQKIEDES, from the coding sequence ATGTTAATTTATATTTGGGCACAAGATGAAAATGGTGTGATTGGTAAAGAAGGAGTTTTACCATGGTATTTACCAAATGATTTAAAATTTTTCAAAGAAGTAACATTAGATCAAACGATTGTAATGGGACGCAATACTTTTGAAGGTATGGGAAAGAGAATATTACCAAGAAGACATAGCATTGTTGTTTCCAATGTTGCTGATTATGATGCTAATGGAGCAGAAGTAATTACGGATGTTGAAACGTTAATCGAAGATGCCAAACATGAAGATATTTACATTATTGGTGGAGCTGTATTATTTGATTCTTTAAAACATCAAGTGAATATACTTTATTGTACAAAAATTCATGAGCAATTTGACGGTGATACATATTTCCCACAAGATTTTCCATGGGAAAAATTTGTAAAAGTCAAAAGTATGAATGGAACTGTGGATGAAAAAAATATTTATCCACATACCTTTGAAATTTATCAAAAAATAGAGGATGAATCATGA